In the genome of Coraliomargarita algicola, one region contains:
- a CDS encoding dihydroorotase, with protein sequence MNILWIQNGRVIDPANQRDAAGDVFAVDGTIVASLSEAQQAAATVIDAQGLVVAPGLVDIHVHFRDPGQTHKEDIRSGTEAAAAGGFTSVVCMPNTSPVCDNAGTIQRIMDKVAREAVVRVYPTGCLTVGMQGEQLAPTGQLKKAGVVAMTDDGRCVQSNEIMRRAVEYAKMFDLPIMDHCQDASLTEGAMMNEGEWSLRLGLQGWPKAAEDIIVARNVILAELTGTHIHMQHISSASSVDILRRAIDRGVSVSGEVSPHHIEFTDADLHDYDTVFKMNPPLRTDADREALIEGLIDGTLCCIATDHAPHSPTEKDQEFDYAPFGVIGLENSLASCLTTLYHSKRLGLSEVIALMTHKGAELCKLNAGTLSVGAPADICLFDPDESWTVDANKFFSKSRNCPWHDKSLKGVVKATYVGGQQVFDGTSITI encoded by the coding sequence ATGAATATTCTTTGGATACAAAACGGTCGCGTCATCGACCCGGCCAATCAACGCGACGCCGCAGGTGATGTCTTTGCCGTCGATGGCACGATCGTCGCCAGCCTCAGCGAGGCACAACAAGCTGCAGCCACAGTGATCGACGCCCAAGGCTTGGTCGTAGCCCCTGGCTTGGTCGACATTCATGTACATTTCCGCGACCCCGGGCAGACGCATAAGGAAGACATCCGCAGCGGCACCGAAGCGGCAGCAGCCGGCGGTTTCACTTCAGTAGTTTGCATGCCCAACACCAGCCCGGTCTGCGATAACGCCGGCACGATTCAACGCATTATGGATAAAGTCGCCCGCGAGGCGGTGGTCCGCGTATATCCAACAGGTTGCTTAACCGTCGGCATGCAGGGCGAGCAATTAGCTCCCACTGGACAACTCAAAAAAGCCGGGGTCGTCGCCATGACCGACGATGGACGCTGCGTGCAAAGCAATGAGATCATGCGCCGTGCGGTCGAATATGCCAAAATGTTTGACCTCCCCATCATGGATCACTGCCAGGATGCCAGCCTGACTGAAGGTGCCATGATGAACGAAGGCGAGTGGTCGCTCCGACTCGGTCTGCAAGGTTGGCCCAAAGCCGCCGAAGACATCATCGTGGCGCGCAACGTCATTCTCGCAGAGCTGACTGGCACCCACATTCACATGCAGCACATTAGCTCGGCCAGTTCCGTCGACATCCTGCGCCGCGCCATCGATCGCGGTGTCTCCGTCAGCGGCGAAGTCAGCCCACACCATATTGAATTTACGGATGCGGATCTACACGACTACGATACCGTCTTTAAAATGAATCCACCGCTTCGCACGGATGCAGACCGCGAAGCGCTCATCGAAGGTCTGATCGATGGCACACTCTGCTGTATCGCCACCGATCACGCGCCCCACTCCCCGACCGAAAAAGATCAAGAGTTCGACTACGCGCCCTTCGGAGTCATCGGCTTGGAAAACTCACTCGCGAGCTGCTTGACCACACTCTACCATAGCAAGCGCCTCGGCCTGAGCGAGGTGATTGCACTAATGACACATAAAGGCGCAGAACTTTGCAAACTCAACGCCGGCACGCTGAGTGTAGGTGCTCCGGCGGACATCTGCCTCTTCGATCCCGATGAGAGCTGGACTGTCGATGCCAACAAATTCTTCAGTAAATCACGCAACTGCCCATGGCATGACAAAAGCTTAAAAGGCGTAGTCAAAGCAACCTACGTCGGGGGCCAACAGGTTTTCGACGGCACCTCGATCACTATTTAA
- a CDS encoding aspartate carbamoyltransferase catalytic subunit, whose protein sequence is MSQSLSWNRKDLIDVEPLSRAEIETIFTAATAFKKAMNADNMKQPYLNGRTVVNLFLEPSTRTRLAFEVAASRLSADTITVTGAASSLTKGETLRDTARNMEALKADIIIMRHSASGAPNYLSKVVDIPVINAGDGSHAHPTQALLDSFTLLEKFGSLDGKKITILGDILFSRVARSNIICLQKLGAKVTIAGPSTLVPKAFEGMGVTVSHKLQPALEDADAVMLLRIQHERQTATHFPSIGEYTSSFGLNKDRAKWLKPGAIIMHPGPINRGVEIDSELADSSQSVILQQVTNGIVVRMAILHLCSCAYHKQAIELPN, encoded by the coding sequence ATGAGCCAAAGCCTATCCTGGAACCGAAAAGATCTGATCGACGTGGAGCCACTCTCCCGTGCTGAGATCGAAACGATTTTTACCGCCGCGACTGCCTTCAAAAAGGCGATGAATGCGGACAATATGAAGCAGCCCTACTTGAACGGGCGCACAGTGGTCAACCTGTTCCTAGAGCCCAGCACCCGCACGCGACTCGCCTTCGAGGTAGCCGCCAGCCGCCTGAGCGCCGACACCATCACCGTGACAGGGGCTGCCAGCAGCTTAACAAAGGGCGAAACTCTACGCGACACTGCACGCAATATGGAAGCGCTGAAGGCAGACATTATTATCATGCGCCACTCCGCTTCTGGCGCGCCGAACTATCTGAGCAAAGTTGTCGACATTCCGGTGATCAACGCAGGCGACGGCTCCCACGCCCACCCCACGCAAGCACTGCTCGACTCATTCACGCTGCTCGAAAAGTTCGGCTCTCTTGACGGCAAGAAAATCACGATTTTGGGCGACATTTTGTTCAGCCGCGTGGCACGCTCAAATATCATTTGTCTGCAAAAGCTCGGAGCCAAGGTCACCATCGCGGGCCCCAGCACGCTCGTGCCCAAAGCATTTGAGGGCATGGGCGTCACAGTCAGCCACAAGCTACAACCCGCATTGGAGGATGCCGATGCGGTGATGCTACTCCGTATCCAGCACGAGCGACAGACCGCCACCCACTTTCCATCCATCGGTGAATACACCAGCTCCTTCGGGCTCAACAAGGACCGCGCCAAATGGCTGAAACCTGGCGCCATCATCATGCACCCGGGCCCCATCAACCGCGGCGTCGAGATCGATTCCGAACTGGCCGACTCCTCGCAATCTGTAATTCTGCAACAAGTCACCAACGGCATCGTCGTACGCATGGCGATCCTACACCTCTGCTCCTGCGCGTATCATAAGCAAGCGATCGAGCTGCCAAATTAA
- the rpmI gene encoding 50S ribosomal protein L35, whose protein sequence is MQKTRKSISKRFKKTGTGKLLRRTPGHRHLLRKKSVKQRRRAGSSKLVAAGQRADLIRGMPFA, encoded by the coding sequence ATGCAGAAAACACGCAAATCCATCTCAAAACGCTTCAAGAAGACAGGCACCGGTAAGCTCCTGCGTCGTACGCCAGGGCACCGTCACCTTCTTCGTAAGAAAAGTGTCAAGCAACGCCGCCGCGCAGGTAGCAGCAAATTGGTCGCAGCTGGCCAACGCGCTGATCTCATTCGCGGTATGCCTTTCGCATAA
- the rplT gene encoding 50S ribosomal protein L20 yields the protein MPRATNGPATLARRKKVLKKARGYFGNKSRLFRYAKDAVDRAEVYAYRDRRKKKTEFRQLWIVRINAICRNNGINYSRFMNGLKKANIEMDRKQLSELAIHDEAAFLSLIAKAKEALAA from the coding sequence ATGCCTAGAGCCACCAATGGTCCCGCGACGCTTGCTCGTCGCAAAAAAGTTCTGAAAAAAGCCAGAGGCTATTTCGGAAATAAATCACGTCTTTTCCGCTACGCTAAAGACGCCGTCGATCGCGCCGAAGTTTACGCTTACCGCGACCGCCGCAAAAAGAAGACAGAGTTCCGTCAACTCTGGATCGTTCGTATCAACGCGATTTGCCGTAACAATGGCATCAACTACAGCCGTTTCATGAATGGTCTGAAGAAAGCTAATATCGAGATGGACCGCAAGCAGCTCTCTGAGCTCGCGATTCACGATGAAGCAGCTTTCTTGAGCTTGATCGCAAAGGCTAAAGAAGCCCTCGCTGCTTAG
- a CDS encoding SMP-30/gluconolactonase/LRE family protein codes for MTTPSIQTIGNIVSTWGEGPIWWGSQLLYVDINGKKLVRLDPTNGEETIWEIGERIGTVVPTDKKNEVIYAGDTGYIRFNLETQQKTQLADPEAELRGKNRFNDGKCDPAGRFWAGTISMVRETGSANLYCLDSDGSLSLKVSDVTNSNGICWSADAKTMYYIDTPTQQVRAYDYDRDSGALSNARVAIDTAAHGYASSPDGMTIDAEGQLWIAFCHGGCVVRFDPIRDKELQRVDLPCIETTACAFGGENLDRLFVTTGIKAGYDEPDAGKVFVIDGLGIKGTPAYAYKG; via the coding sequence ATGACTACGCCAAGCATCCAAACTATAGGTAATATTGTATCCACGTGGGGCGAGGGCCCGATCTGGTGGGGATCCCAACTCCTCTACGTCGACATCAATGGTAAAAAACTAGTACGCCTCGACCCAACAAATGGCGAAGAAACCATTTGGGAAATAGGCGAACGTATCGGCACCGTCGTGCCAACTGACAAAAAAAACGAAGTTATCTACGCGGGTGACACTGGCTACATCCGCTTCAACCTAGAGACTCAGCAAAAAACTCAGCTAGCCGATCCCGAAGCCGAACTGCGCGGGAAAAATCGGTTCAACGACGGCAAGTGTGACCCGGCAGGTCGCTTCTGGGCAGGCACAATCAGCATGGTCAGAGAAACTGGCAGCGCAAATCTCTACTGCCTGGACAGCGACGGTTCCCTCTCACTCAAAGTTTCCGATGTGACTAATTCCAACGGCATCTGTTGGAGCGCTGACGCGAAGACCATGTATTACATCGATACGCCCACACAACAAGTACGTGCCTACGATTACGACCGAGACAGCGGAGCTCTTTCCAATGCCCGAGTCGCCATCGACACGGCAGCTCATGGTTACGCCAGCTCCCCCGATGGAATGACTATCGATGCCGAAGGTCAGCTCTGGATCGCATTTTGCCACGGCGGCTGTGTGGTGCGCTTCGATCCGATACGCGACAAAGAATTACAACGCGTAGACCTGCCCTGTATAGAGACCACCGCCTGCGCCTTTGGTGGCGAGAACTTGGACCGTCTATTTGTCACCACAGGGATCAAAGCCGGCTACGACGAACCCGACGCTGGTAAAGTATTCGTCATCGACGGACTGGGCATCAAAGGCACGCCCGCATACGCATACAAAGGGTAG
- a CDS encoding response regulator produces MKVVAEKIPFPRPNQNGQNRDFGKLSKACHVLIVDDKQDNLLILKTLLERAGATTDSAKNGEYAVELCNSESYDLIMMDLAMPVLNGLEATEIIRRETPNSSTPIIAVTADVSQHVKENCIKVGMNGYISKPLYPNNLLQEIERVLSEAS; encoded by the coding sequence TTGAAAGTTGTCGCAGAAAAGATCCCATTCCCCCGCCCCAATCAGAACGGCCAAAACCGCGACTTTGGTAAACTCAGTAAAGCGTGTCACGTGTTAATCGTAGACGACAAACAAGACAATCTACTCATTTTAAAAACCCTACTCGAACGAGCTGGGGCCACCACTGACTCAGCTAAAAACGGAGAATACGCAGTCGAGCTCTGCAACAGCGAGAGCTATGATTTAATCATGATGGACCTCGCAATGCCTGTCCTCAACGGACTCGAAGCCACCGAAATAATCCGCCGCGAAACGCCCAACAGTTCAACCCCCATCATTGCCGTCACCGCGGACGTATCTCAACACGTAAAAGAAAATTGCATAAAAGTGGGCATGAACGGTTACATCAGCAAGCCCCTCTATCCAAACAATCTACTGCAAGAAATAGAACGCGTACTTAGCGAAGCATCATAA
- a CDS encoding PAS domain-containing sensor histidine kinase — MKQNEKRLLIALTLFAVICMIGSAFMEYLIMEKIHHTEHGGMSQFFHIGNLVSTALLFACLTYYWVKRSKDKTLQATELQRENLRITLNSIGDAIISTDATGFISQMNPVAEKMTGWSLSEASGKPLASIFNIFKANTGERVENPVQKVLESGAVVELANHTSLIAKDGTVRQIADSAAPIRDAQNKIQGVVLVFRDVSDEYAIRSAMEAEQTRNRNILKGTNAGTWDWNIRTGESIVNSRWVEIIGYTLAELGPIDTATWTKTGHPDDLPFCEKALNDHLKGKTDYYDAEFRQLHKDGKWRWIHARGSIVARDKNGSPIHMSGTHMDVTERIENALALKESKEILHNVVNNIPARVFWKNRDSIYMGCNQQFAEDAGMASAEELIGKDDFAASWGAHQANLFRMDDREVMESGQAKLLYQEPQTRNGEETWVETSKIPLKDSDGQIIGVLGTYVDITSRREAEKALIRAKDDAEAASHAKDEFLAVMSHEMRTPLNPIIGFSELLLESITQDPENSQLRTIHSAGNRQLQLIDDILDFMRIDRGSVQASPEAFSIYELCQAALADAKFVAHGLDLQLQNGATGIAIEEQLLVETDLTMLQRILDNLLNNACKYTRKGSITLSISRCPQATDRFIFQIKDTGIGIDEEVLQHIFKPFSQADSSYTRKHEGAGLGLAICQKLVKLLNGSIHVESKYNKAAALLSSSP; from the coding sequence ATGAAACAGAACGAAAAGCGCCTGCTAATAGCACTGACACTTTTCGCAGTAATCTGCATGATCGGGTCGGCCTTCATGGAATATCTGATCATGGAAAAAATCCACCACACAGAACACGGTGGGATGAGTCAGTTTTTTCATATCGGAAATCTAGTCAGCACGGCACTACTGTTTGCATGCCTTACCTATTACTGGGTCAAACGCAGTAAAGACAAAACACTCCAGGCCACCGAACTGCAGCGAGAGAACTTACGTATTACGCTCAATTCTATTGGAGACGCCATAATATCCACGGATGCGACAGGGTTCATTTCTCAGATGAACCCTGTCGCGGAGAAAATGACTGGCTGGTCGCTCAGCGAGGCATCCGGCAAACCGCTGGCTAGCATATTTAATATCTTTAAAGCAAACACAGGCGAAAGAGTCGAAAACCCAGTCCAAAAAGTTCTCGAATCAGGCGCGGTAGTTGAACTCGCCAATCACACCTCACTGATCGCCAAAGATGGCACAGTCCGTCAAATAGCAGACAGTGCGGCTCCCATTCGAGACGCACAAAACAAGATTCAGGGCGTCGTCCTCGTCTTCCGCGATGTGAGCGACGAGTATGCGATCCGCTCAGCAATGGAAGCCGAGCAAACACGCAATCGTAATATCTTAAAAGGAACCAACGCGGGCACATGGGACTGGAACATCCGAACAGGCGAATCCATCGTCAACAGCCGCTGGGTAGAGATCATCGGGTACACTCTGGCTGAGCTCGGCCCGATAGACACAGCCACTTGGACCAAAACAGGACACCCCGACGACCTGCCATTTTGCGAAAAAGCTCTCAACGATCACTTGAAAGGCAAAACCGATTACTATGATGCCGAATTTCGCCAATTGCATAAAGACGGCAAATGGCGCTGGATACATGCAAGAGGCTCCATCGTCGCACGCGACAAGAATGGCAGCCCAATCCACATGAGCGGCACCCACATGGATGTCACCGAACGTATAGAAAATGCACTCGCCCTGAAAGAATCCAAGGAGATCTTGCATAACGTGGTGAACAATATACCCGCCCGCGTATTCTGGAAAAACCGCGACAGCATCTACATGGGGTGTAATCAGCAATTTGCCGAAGACGCTGGAATGGCAAGCGCCGAGGAGCTCATAGGTAAAGACGACTTCGCAGCAAGCTGGGGCGCACACCAAGCCAACCTCTTCCGAATGGACGACCGGGAAGTGATGGAGAGCGGCCAAGCCAAACTGCTCTACCAAGAACCACAAACCCGAAATGGTGAAGAAACTTGGGTCGAAACATCAAAGATTCCACTAAAGGATTCCGACGGTCAAATCATCGGAGTGCTCGGAACTTACGTAGATATCACAAGCAGACGCGAAGCCGAAAAAGCTCTCATACGCGCCAAAGATGACGCCGAAGCAGCCAGTCATGCAAAGGACGAGTTTCTAGCGGTGATGAGCCACGAGATGCGCACACCGCTCAATCCGATTATTGGCTTCAGCGAGCTACTACTCGAGAGCATCACGCAAGACCCGGAAAACAGCCAGCTCAGAACAATCCACAGTGCAGGTAACCGACAGCTACAACTCATCGACGACATTTTAGACTTCATGCGTATCGACCGGGGAAGCGTCCAGGCGAGTCCAGAAGCTTTCAGCATTTACGAACTGTGTCAGGCAGCGCTCGCCGATGCCAAATTTGTCGCCCACGGTCTGGATTTACAGCTCCAGAATGGCGCCACAGGCATCGCGATCGAGGAGCAACTCCTGGTAGAGACTGACTTAACGATGCTGCAGCGCATACTCGACAATTTGCTCAATAATGCATGCAAATATACCCGCAAAGGCTCAATCACCCTTAGCATCTCACGATGCCCACAGGCGACCGACCGCTTTATCTTCCAAATCAAAGACACCGGGATCGGCATCGATGAAGAGGTGCTACAACACATCTTCAAACCTTTCAGTCAGGCCGATAGTTCCTATACACGTAAGCACGAAGGCGCTGGTCTCGGCTTGGCAATCTGCCAAAAGTTAGTCAAACTACTCAACGGCAGTATTCACGTCGAAAGCAAGTACAACAAGGCAGCTGCTTTACTGTCGAGCTCCCCTTGA
- the cysS gene encoding cysteine--tRNA ligase, whose product MSVELYDTLSRSVQKLAPASGDTLRFYCCGPTVYGPAHIGNFRTFLIQDTLRRVLEVDGTPVKHVRNITDLDDKTIRRSQEEGKSLVEFTAHWTDKFHADCEALNMLPPSIEPSAVAHIPHQIALVEKLIEKGHAYATEDGSVYFRVGSFEDYGRLSRLKQRELKTQTENSAGELNDADEYDRESVTDFALWKSRKPEDGENYWTSPWGEGRPGWHLECSAMVDSAFDGETIDLHGGGIDLCFPHHENEIAQSECAHGHDFCTHWFHSAHLMVEGAKMSKSLGNLYTLDDLREKGFSPMIVRYTLIAGSYRQQLNFTFDGLHASQSALTRLERFAEALLAKTGETTDDFNAQYVTVDAPEDFGRLAKAWDALRNNLNTAACLGAIFGVIGSNPAASLDAEGARALLRAFGSLLYALGLELFTVEVQKIDAPEAIIALAQARWDAKQAKDWGQADELRDTLLAQGWVVKDSKDGFELEPK is encoded by the coding sequence ATGTCTGTCGAACTCTACGATACTCTCAGTCGATCTGTGCAAAAGCTCGCTCCCGCGAGCGGCGATACACTGCGCTTTTATTGCTGTGGCCCTACGGTATATGGCCCTGCCCACATTGGAAATTTCCGCACATTTCTCATTCAGGACACCCTGCGTCGCGTACTCGAAGTCGATGGCACACCCGTCAAACATGTGCGCAACATCACCGACCTCGATGATAAAACAATCCGTCGCTCTCAGGAAGAAGGTAAGAGCCTGGTCGAATTCACCGCGCATTGGACCGACAAGTTCCACGCCGACTGCGAGGCGCTCAACATGCTGCCCCCCAGCATCGAGCCGAGTGCAGTGGCCCATATCCCCCATCAAATTGCACTGGTCGAAAAACTAATCGAAAAAGGCCACGCCTACGCCACCGAAGACGGCTCCGTCTATTTCCGCGTCGGTTCCTTTGAGGACTATGGTCGCCTCTCGCGCCTGAAGCAGCGTGAGCTCAAGACGCAGACTGAAAACTCCGCGGGGGAACTCAACGATGCGGACGAATACGACCGCGAATCAGTCACCGACTTTGCCCTCTGGAAATCCCGCAAACCTGAAGACGGCGAAAACTATTGGACCAGCCCCTGGGGCGAAGGCCGCCCCGGATGGCACCTGGAGTGCTCAGCCATGGTCGACAGCGCCTTCGACGGCGAAACGATCGACCTACATGGCGGCGGTATCGATCTCTGCTTCCCCCACCACGAAAACGAGATCGCACAGTCCGAATGCGCGCACGGACACGACTTCTGCACCCACTGGTTCCACAGCGCCCACCTCATGGTGGAAGGGGCCAAGATGTCCAAGAGCCTGGGAAATCTCTACACGCTCGACGACCTGCGCGAGAAAGGCTTCAGCCCGATGATTGTGCGTTACACACTGATTGCCGGCAGCTACCGCCAACAACTCAACTTCACCTTCGACGGCTTGCATGCCTCGCAAAGCGCACTGACACGACTCGAACGCTTTGCAGAAGCCTTGCTGGCCAAAACCGGCGAGACGACAGACGACTTCAACGCCCAATACGTAACAGTCGACGCACCCGAGGACTTTGGCCGCCTGGCCAAGGCATGGGATGCACTGCGCAACAACTTAAATACCGCAGCCTGCCTCGGCGCCATCTTCGGCGTTATCGGCTCCAACCCGGCCGCCTCCCTCGACGCCGAGGGCGCCCGCGCTTTATTACGTGCCTTCGGCAGTCTGCTCTACGCGCTCGGCCTGGAACTGTTCACAGTCGAAGTTCAGAAAATCGACGCACCAGAGGCGATCATCGCTCTCGCGCAGGCCCGCTGGGATGCCAAACAAGCCAAAGACTGGGGCCAGGCCGACGAGCTGCGCGACACCCTGCTTGCACAAGGCTGGGTGGTCAAAGACAGCAAAGACGGCTTTGAACTAGAGCCCAAGTGA
- the hemB gene encoding porphobilinogen synthase: MSDSYKLELTRRPRRMRRTASLRALACETEVLPQHLIQPVFVLEGDVAPEPIGSMPGISRLSIKDLVAECRELHALGISGVALFPKLDDSLKSDDGREALNPNTLVLRAIRAIKAAVPEITVITDLALDPYTVHGHDGLWDAAAQDLANDATVEVLAEMAVLAAEAGVDMVAPSDMMDGRVGAIRVALDDNGYDKTAIMAYSAKFASAFYGPFRDAVGSASSAGTHHLDKRTYQLNPANRREALVEVALDEEEGADVLMVKPAGPYLDIIREVREATELPLAAYQVSGEYAQIMAAAERGWLDLERCRDESLLAIRRAGADMILTYFAKAYAQAALT; this comes from the coding sequence ATGTCTGACAGTTATAAACTTGAATTGACCCGTCGTCCCCGCCGTATGCGCCGGACGGCTTCGTTGCGTGCTTTGGCATGCGAGACAGAGGTCTTACCTCAGCATTTGATTCAGCCGGTTTTTGTGCTGGAAGGAGATGTGGCTCCTGAGCCCATCGGCTCGATGCCTGGAATTTCGCGCCTTTCGATTAAAGATCTGGTCGCCGAGTGCCGTGAGTTGCACGCGCTAGGTATTTCAGGGGTGGCACTTTTTCCCAAGCTCGATGACAGCTTGAAGTCGGACGATGGGCGCGAAGCTTTGAATCCGAATACGCTCGTGCTGCGGGCGATCCGTGCGATTAAAGCAGCGGTGCCGGAGATTACGGTGATCACTGACCTCGCGCTCGATCCTTACACCGTGCATGGACACGATGGCCTTTGGGATGCAGCCGCGCAGGATTTGGCTAACGACGCTACGGTCGAAGTGCTGGCTGAAATGGCTGTTTTGGCTGCAGAGGCTGGTGTCGATATGGTGGCACCGTCGGATATGATGGACGGGCGTGTGGGGGCGATACGTGTGGCGCTTGATGACAACGGATACGATAAAACTGCAATTATGGCCTATTCGGCTAAGTTTGCCTCGGCATTTTATGGTCCTTTCCGCGATGCGGTGGGCAGCGCGAGCAGTGCTGGCACACATCATCTGGACAAGCGCACTTATCAGCTAAATCCGGCGAATCGGCGCGAGGCATTGGTCGAAGTTGCACTGGACGAGGAAGAGGGCGCGGATGTGCTGATGGTGAAGCCGGCGGGTCCATACCTCGACATCATTCGTGAAGTGCGTGAAGCGACCGAGTTGCCATTGGCAGCGTATCAAGTGTCGGGTGAGTATGCGCAAATTATGGCTGCGGCGGAAAGAGGCTGGCTCGATTTGGAACGCTGCCGTGATGAGTCGTTATTGGCGATTCGTCGAGCCGGTGCAGATATGATTTTGACGTATTTTGCGAAGGCCTATGCGCAAGCTGCGTTGACATAG
- a CDS encoding helix-hairpin-helix domain-containing protein: MMVAQPKVRAMLDLIHDFEIIIVKSEAEALLLEGQLIKKYKPRYNTDFTDDKRFLLVRIDPRENLPRFRLTRNRTDSNSRYYGPFAHSSHLRKTLAELRRRFGILLSDASPIQLADGRWRLYDDARAEIYEHANEITTEEYAERMEAACEFLDGKARQWLAELKAEMMAAAEARRYEEAAALRDRIEALERTTDRTRKFERNLVGTHNHSQVVKRLQAKLGIAREPSRMECFDISHISGSFCVASMVAFKDGHPDRKNYRRFKIKSFVGNDDFRAMEEVVGRRYRRLHDEGKAFPDLIVIDGGAGQVTAALKAFLSQGLEPPELIGLAKRNETVIFSDGREPLNIPHHDPALRLLQHIRDEAHHFANSFNAELRSKRLRESILDDFKGLGSQRKQQLLQHFGSLEKLRAAEVDQLTQVEGIGKLTAERLVEFFRA, encoded by the coding sequence ATGATGGTGGCACAGCCCAAGGTCAGAGCGATGCTCGACCTAATTCATGACTTCGAGATCATCATTGTAAAATCCGAAGCGGAGGCCCTGCTGTTAGAAGGGCAACTGATCAAAAAATACAAACCGCGCTACAACACTGATTTTACTGACGATAAGCGCTTCCTACTGGTGCGCATCGATCCGCGCGAAAACCTCCCCCGCTTCCGGCTCACCCGTAACCGAACCGATAGCAATTCTCGCTACTACGGCCCCTTCGCGCATTCGTCCCATCTGCGTAAGACGCTCGCGGAGTTGCGACGCCGTTTTGGCATACTACTCAGCGACGCCTCGCCCATCCAGCTAGCCGACGGCCGCTGGCGACTCTACGACGATGCACGCGCCGAGATCTATGAGCACGCCAACGAAATCACCACAGAGGAATACGCCGAACGCATGGAAGCCGCGTGTGAATTCCTCGACGGCAAAGCCCGTCAATGGCTGGCCGAGCTCAAGGCTGAAATGATGGCCGCCGCCGAAGCACGGCGCTACGAAGAAGCTGCCGCTCTGCGTGATCGCATCGAGGCGCTGGAGCGCACCACCGACCGCACGCGCAAGTTTGAGCGCAACTTAGTCGGCACTCACAATCACAGCCAAGTCGTCAAGCGCCTCCAAGCCAAGCTTGGAATCGCCCGGGAGCCCAGCCGCATGGAGTGCTTCGACATCTCTCATATTTCAGGGAGCTTCTGTGTGGCGTCCATGGTGGCCTTCAAAGACGGACATCCCGACCGCAAGAACTACCGCCGATTTAAAATCAAAAGTTTTGTAGGCAACGACGACTTTCGCGCGATGGAAGAGGTCGTGGGCCGCCGCTACCGCCGCCTACACGACGAGGGCAAAGCCTTCCCGGATCTCATCGTGATCGACGGTGGAGCGGGACAAGTCACCGCAGCACTCAAAGCATTCCTAAGTCAAGGACTGGAGCCACCTGAACTCATCGGTCTGGCCAAGCGCAACGAAACCGTCATCTTCAGCGACGGTCGTGAACCACTGAACATACCCCACCACGACCCTGCACTGCGGCTCTTGCAACACATTCGCGACGAGGCACACCACTTCGCCAACAGCTTCAACGCCGAGCTGCGCAGCAAGCGGCTGCGTGAATCCATTCTCGACGACTTTAAGGGCCTGGGCAGCCAACGTAAGCAACAACTCCTCCAACACTTCGGATCGCTGGAAAAGCTACGCGCCGCCGAAGTCGACCAACTCACGCAAGTCGAGGGCATCGGCAAGCTGACAGCCGAGCGGCTGGTGGAATTTTTCAGGGCCTAG